A DNA window from Selenomonas sp. oral taxon 126 contains the following coding sequences:
- the nadD gene encoding nicotinate-nucleotide adenylyltransferase, whose protein sequence is MKRRIGIMGGTFDPIHMGHLITAEMVRADAHLDEILFIPSARPPHKDGARAASAEDRLIMTKYAVAENPYFSVSDIELKRDGPSYTVDTIAQLRSNLGDAELFFITGADAMNDLYLWHEPEQLLRSCRFIVATRQGVPLDEVLIAEKFTAEERSHIEVLPTPHLEISSTIIRARIRAGLSIRHLVPRDVEEYIEKRGLYREHDKDL, encoded by the coding sequence TTGAAGCGGCGCATTGGAATTATGGGCGGCACATTCGACCCAATCCATATGGGACACCTTATTACTGCGGAGATGGTGCGCGCTGACGCGCATTTGGACGAGATTCTCTTCATTCCGTCCGCCCGTCCGCCGCATAAGGACGGGGCGCGTGCGGCATCCGCCGAGGATCGCCTCATCATGACGAAGTATGCAGTCGCGGAGAACCCATATTTTTCCGTCTCGGATATCGAACTAAAAAGAGACGGCCCTTCCTATACGGTGGATACGATTGCGCAGCTTCGCTCCAATTTGGGAGATGCGGAGCTCTTCTTTATCACAGGTGCAGATGCCATGAACGACCTCTATCTCTGGCACGAGCCGGAGCAGCTTCTGCGTTCCTGCCGCTTCATCGTTGCGACACGGCAGGGCGTTCCGCTGGACGAGGTTCTGATTGCAGAAAAATTTACGGCAGAGGAACGCAGTCACATCGAGGTGCTGCCGACACCGCATTTGGAGATCTCCTCGACCATCATTCGCGCGCGCATCCGCGCGGGACTGTCCATCCGCCATCTTGTTCCGCGCGATGTGGAGGAGTATATTGAGAAAAGGGGGTTGTACCGTGAGCATGACAAAGACCTATGA
- a CDS encoding glutamate-5-semialdehyde dehydrogenase, protein MMEQEIRAQAEAAKTASYQLAVLRTDVRNAALSAMADALISHTDEILRENAADVAETASTGTRASYLDRLRLDEERVAAMAEGLRLTAALPDPLGREDYSVRRPNGLEIRRMRVPLGVVGMIYEARPNVTSDAIGLCLKSGNAVLLRGGSDALRSNRIIADVLSHAAYSAGIPTGAVQLLAMKERAAVDVMTHLTGLLAVIIPRGGAGLIRRIVESSTVPVIETGAGVCHIYVDRAADTAMALRIVENAKVSRPSVCNAAETLLVHEGIAAEFLPQMAALLCADGVELRGCSKTCRILPNISAAMEEDWSTEYGDLILSVRIVEDLDAAVAHINRYNTGHSETIVTNDIRAAHDFQQRVDASTVYVNASTRFTDGFEFGFGAEIGISTQKLHVRGPMGLDALTSTKYLVYGEGQIRGSAPVKK, encoded by the coding sequence ATGATGGAGCAGGAGATTCGCGCACAGGCAGAGGCGGCAAAGACGGCATCCTATCAGCTTGCAGTCCTTCGGACGGACGTCCGAAATGCGGCGCTCTCTGCGATGGCAGACGCTCTGATATCGCATACAGACGAGATTCTCCGTGAAAATGCGGCAGATGTCGCAGAGACTGCCAGCACGGGAACACGCGCTTCCTATCTGGATCGTCTGCGCCTTGATGAGGAGCGCGTTGCTGCTATGGCGGAGGGGCTTCGCCTGACGGCAGCGCTGCCCGACCCGCTTGGCAGGGAGGACTACTCGGTGCGCCGTCCCAATGGGCTGGAGATCAGGAGGATGCGCGTCCCACTCGGCGTTGTTGGCATGATCTACGAGGCACGTCCGAACGTGACCTCTGATGCCATCGGACTCTGTCTGAAATCGGGCAATGCCGTCCTTCTGCGCGGCGGCTCGGATGCGCTCCGCTCCAACCGTATCATAGCGGATGTGCTTTCGCACGCTGCATACAGTGCGGGGATTCCGACAGGTGCCGTCCAGCTGCTCGCAATGAAGGAGCGTGCCGCCGTCGATGTTATGACGCATCTGACGGGGCTGCTCGCTGTCATCATTCCGCGCGGCGGCGCGGGACTCATCCGCCGTATCGTCGAGAGCAGCACAGTTCCCGTCATAGAGACGGGTGCGGGCGTCTGCCATATCTACGTAGACCGTGCAGCTGATACAGCGATGGCGCTCCGCATTGTGGAGAATGCGAAGGTCTCGCGTCCCTCGGTCTGCAATGCGGCGGAAACGCTGCTCGTCCACGAAGGGATTGCAGCAGAGTTCCTGCCTCAGATGGCTGCGCTCCTCTGTGCGGACGGCGTGGAACTGCGCGGATGCAGCAAGACCTGCCGCATCCTGCCGAACATCTCCGCAGCAATGGAGGAGGATTGGTCAACCGAGTACGGGGATCTCATCCTGTCCGTCCGCATCGTGGAGGATCTCGATGCGGCTGTCGCTCATATCAACCGCTATAATACAGGACATTCCGAAACGATTGTCACGAACGACATACGGGCGGCACATGACTTTCAGCAGAGAGTGGATGCCTCGACCGTCTATGTCAACGCTTCAACGCGATTTACGGATGGCTTCGAGTTCGGCTTTGGCGCAGAGATCGGCATCAGCACGCAGAAGCTCCACGTGCGCGGTCCGATGGGGCTGGACGCCCTGACCAGCACGAAGTATCTCGTCTATGGCGAGGGGCAGATACGTGGGAGCGCCCCCGTGAAAAAATGA
- the proB gene encoding glutamate 5-kinase encodes MSARDQLRFAKRIVVKVGTSTLTHPSGGMNLHRIEHLVRELIDEANQGKDILLVSSGAIAAGMNALGLTERPASVPARQALAAIGQGALLHIYEKFFHEYGRTMAQVLLTKENAARHHQYMNSRNALLALLGMNVIPVINENDAVAVDEIKIGDNDNLSAVVAALVDADALIILSDIDGVYTANPRTDTSARLISEIPEITPEVEHIAGGAGSAQGTGGMQTKIEAAKIAQNAGVTMVIARGDEDGIVRSILRGEEIGTLFPAREAHLRTRKSWLAFGQRLMGEIAVDEGCILAMRRGASLLAVGVTDVYGEFSAGDTIRVLSPDGQEIARGITAYNAADIARLMGHQTADFPTLIADAAHEEVIHRDNMVLMV; translated from the coding sequence ATGAGTGCACGAGATCAACTCCGCTTTGCAAAGCGCATCGTAGTCAAGGTGGGGACGAGCACGCTCACGCATCCATCGGGCGGCATGAATCTCCATCGCATCGAGCATCTCGTGCGCGAGCTCATCGACGAGGCGAATCAGGGCAAGGACATCCTACTCGTCTCCTCCGGCGCGATTGCAGCGGGGATGAATGCCCTCGGACTGACAGAGCGCCCTGCAAGTGTGCCCGCACGGCAGGCGCTTGCGGCAATCGGTCAGGGAGCGCTGCTCCACATTTACGAGAAGTTCTTTCACGAGTACGGGCGCACAATGGCTCAGGTGCTTCTCACGAAGGAAAATGCCGCGCGTCACCATCAGTACATGAATTCACGCAACGCACTCCTCGCGCTCCTCGGCATGAATGTCATTCCCGTCATCAACGAGAATGACGCCGTTGCAGTCGATGAGATCAAGATTGGGGACAACGACAATCTGTCCGCTGTCGTCGCCGCACTCGTCGATGCCGATGCGCTCATAATCCTCTCGGATATTGACGGCGTATATACGGCAAACCCACGCACGGATACGTCTGCGAGACTGATCTCGGAGATTCCGGAGATCACGCCGGAGGTCGAGCACATTGCGGGCGGGGCAGGATCTGCACAGGGCACAGGCGGGATGCAGACGAAGATCGAGGCCGCCAAGATTGCCCAGAACGCCGGCGTGACGATGGTGATTGCGCGCGGTGATGAGGACGGCATCGTCCGCAGCATCCTGCGCGGTGAAGAAATTGGGACACTTTTTCCGGCGCGTGAGGCACATCTCAGAACGCGCAAGAGCTGGCTCGCATTCGGTCAGCGTCTGATGGGGGAGATCGCCGTAGACGAAGGCTGTATTCTTGCCATGCGCCGTGGGGCGAGCCTGCTCGCAGTCGGTGTGACCGACGTTTACGGTGAATTCTCCGCAGGGGACACAATACGCGTCCTCAGTCCTGACGGTCAGGAGATCGCACGCGGCATCACGGCATATAATGCCGCAGACATTGCACGCCTGATGGGGCATCAGACGGCAGACTTTCCGACGCTCATTGCGGATGCGGCGCATGAGGAAGTCATTCATCGGGACAATATGGTGCTGATGGTATAA
- a CDS encoding YhbY family RNA-binding protein, which produces MLRNSLTSKQIRKLRSLGMTEDAVVMIGKEGVSPTVVASAREAIKRRELIKVRVLQNAPDEPEDAITVLAERADANLVQVIGRNGLLFRRNFDKPRIEL; this is translated from the coding sequence TTGCTGCGAAACTCTCTGACCAGTAAACAGATTCGTAAGCTGCGCTCGCTCGGCATGACGGAGGACGCTGTCGTCATGATCGGGAAAGAAGGGGTGTCGCCTACAGTCGTTGCCTCCGCACGCGAGGCGATCAAGAGGCGTGAGCTCATCAAGGTGCGCGTGCTGCAAAACGCCCCCGATGAGCCGGAGGATGCCATCACCGTTCTTGCAGAGCGTGCAGATGCGAATCTCGTTCAGGTGATCGGACGGAACGGACTGCTCTTCCGACGCAATTTCGACAAGCCCAGGATTGAGCTATGA
- the obgE gene encoding GTPase ObgE: MQFIDRAQITVKAGDGGHGKSAFRHEKFMPKGGPSGGDGGRGGDVIFRADRNLNTLLSFRFHRKFIAKNGENGEHKNQFGRNAQHLYVDVPPGTIVTDEATGEVLADLTEVGMEAVIVRGGRGGRGNAKFANAANRAPSFAEFGEPGESRKLRLELKLLADVGLVGYPSVGKSSLVASCSAARPEIADYHFTTLTPVLGVVQTDYEKSFVMADIPGLIEGAADGVGLGHDFLRHVERTRLILHVVDASGIEGRDPVEDYYKINTELARYSEKIARRTQILVANKIDLPSAEEHLPRLKELAEREGLEIFAISAATRAGVQELIDHIGAWLDAYVPEPESEEEEIAVFDQNAEDDEKVTISRNDAGDFIVSGKAIEKLVAMTNFNNDEAVRRFQYIWRLKGLDEKLRARGIKEGMTVHIGDMAFDYQD; this comes from the coding sequence ATGCAGTTCATTGACCGCGCACAGATTACGGTGAAGGCAGGAGATGGCGGACACGGCAAGTCTGCCTTCCGTCACGAGAAATTCATGCCGAAGGGCGGTCCGTCGGGCGGAGACGGCGGGCGCGGTGGAGATGTCATATTCCGCGCAGACCGTAATTTGAATACGCTCCTCTCGTTCCGTTTTCACCGCAAATTCATCGCGAAGAACGGCGAGAATGGCGAGCATAAGAACCAGTTCGGCAGAAATGCACAGCACCTCTATGTCGATGTCCCGCCCGGCACGATTGTCACCGATGAGGCGACGGGGGAGGTGCTTGCTGATCTCACAGAGGTCGGTATGGAGGCTGTCATTGTGCGTGGGGGACGCGGAGGGCGCGGCAATGCGAAGTTTGCAAATGCGGCGAATCGTGCCCCGTCCTTTGCCGAATTCGGTGAGCCGGGCGAAAGCCGCAAGCTGCGTCTGGAGCTGAAACTCCTCGCAGATGTCGGTTTGGTCGGCTATCCGAGCGTCGGCAAGTCGAGCCTTGTCGCCTCCTGCTCCGCGGCACGTCCCGAGATTGCGGATTATCACTTTACGACGCTCACGCCCGTTCTCGGCGTCGTGCAGACGGACTACGAGAAGAGCTTCGTCATGGCAGATATCCCCGGACTCATTGAGGGGGCTGCCGACGGCGTTGGTCTGGGGCATGATTTCCTGCGCCATGTCGAGCGCACACGCCTCATCCTGCATGTTGTGGATGCCTCGGGCATTGAGGGGCGCGATCCCGTCGAGGACTACTACAAGATCAATACGGAACTCGCGCGCTACAGTGAGAAGATTGCACGTCGCACTCAGATTCTTGTGGCGAACAAGATTGACCTCCCCTCTGCGGAGGAACATCTGCCGCGCCTGAAGGAGCTCGCCGAACGCGAGGGACTGGAAATCTTTGCCATCTCAGCGGCGACCCGCGCGGGGGTGCAGGAGCTGATCGACCACATCGGCGCATGGCTCGATGCCTATGTCCCGGAACCGGAGTCTGAGGAGGAAGAAATCGCCGTCTTTGACCAGAATGCCGAGGATGACGAGAAGGTGACGATCTCGCGCAACGATGCGGGCGACTTCATTGTATCCGGCAAGGCGATTGAAAAGCTCGTTGCCATGACGAATTTCAACAACGACGAGGCGGTACGTCGTTTCCAGTACATCTGGCGCCTCAAGGGACTCGATGAAAAGCTGCGCGCACGCGGTATCAAAGAGGGCATGACCGTACACATCGGGGATATGGCATTCGACTATCAGGATTAA
- the rpmA gene encoding 50S ribosomal protein L27, with protein sequence MNRLFSFDLQLFAHKKGVSSTRNGRDSHSKRLGVKEQAGTHVTAGSIIVRQRGTHFHPGHNVGIGKDDTIFAKIDGKVAFERKGRHQRQISVYPLAEAAV encoded by the coding sequence GTGAACAGATTGTTCTCGTTTGATTTGCAGCTTTTTGCACATAAAAAGGGTGTCAGCTCGACACGCAATGGACGCGACAGCCATTCCAAGCGCCTTGGCGTAAAGGAGCAGGCAGGTACGCATGTGACGGCAGGCAGCATCATCGTTCGTCAGCGTGGCACGCATTTCCATCCGGGGCACAACGTCGGCATCGGCAAGGACGACACGATCTTTGCGAAGATCGACGGCAAGGTTGCCTTCGAGCGCAAGGGGCGTCATCAGCGCCAGATCAGTGTGTATCCGCTTGCGGAGGCCGCTGTTTAA
- a CDS encoding ribosomal-processing cysteine protease Prp: MISVEIFTNEDGMITGYTVTGHSGTAKRGQDIVCAGVSALTQSALLGIMEHLHRTVDYDIASGNLNMRLKEPDDSTEAILRTMYMGLAEIEKISPKGIRIQEVKG; the protein is encoded by the coding sequence GTGATCTCGGTTGAAATCTTCACGAATGAAGACGGGATGATTACGGGGTACACAGTTACAGGGCACAGCGGCACGGCAAAACGCGGACAGGATATTGTCTGCGCCGGCGTATCGGCTCTGACCCAGTCGGCGCTTCTCGGAATCATGGAGCATCTGCATCGCACCGTCGATTATGACATTGCGAGCGGGAATCTCAACATGCGGCTGAAAGAGCCGGACGATTCCACCGAGGCGATTCTGCGCACCATGTATATGGGGCTTGCAGAAATTGAGAAGATCAGCCCGAAAGGTATTCGAATTCAGGAAGTAAAGGGGTGA
- the rplU gene encoding 50S ribosomal protein L21, which translates to MYAIVKTGGKQYKVAEGDTIFVEKLEAGEGESVVFDQVLTVVNDADVKIGRPMLDGAKVTGKVMAHGKGKKILVFKYKAKSNYRKRQGHRQPFTKVVIEKIEA; encoded by the coding sequence ATGTATGCAATCGTAAAGACGGGCGGCAAGCAGTACAAGGTCGCTGAGGGCGATACCATTTTTGTGGAGAAGCTCGAGGCGGGCGAGGGCGAGTCTGTCGTTTTCGATCAGGTGCTGACCGTTGTGAATGACGCTGATGTCAAAATCGGTCGTCCGATGCTGGACGGTGCGAAGGTGACGGGCAAGGTCATGGCGCACGGCAAGGGCAAGAAGATTCTGGTCTTCAAGTACAAGGCGAAGTCTAACTACCGCAAGCGTCAGGGTCATCGTCAGCCGTTCACGAAGGTCGTCATCGAGAAGATCGAGGCGTAA
- the guaA gene encoding glutamine-hydrolyzing GMP synthase, producing MMNRPDAGEMILVLDFGGQYNQLIARRVRENSVYCEVHPHTLSLERIRELAPRGIILTGGPNSVYGEDAVTAPKELFSLGIPVLGICYGAQLMAHLCGGRVETAPTSEYGKTEVDITDGSSLLFDGIPSKNICWMSHTDYISKLPANFHTTASTPVCPIAAMENPVEPLYAVQFHPEVMHTENGSKILRNFVYHVCKCTGTWRMDSFVKKTVEELRQKIGTGRALCALSGGVDSSVAAVLLSKAIGSQLTCVFVDHGLLRKNEGDEVEAVFGTSGTYDVNFVRINARDRFYAKLKGVTEPEQKRKIIGEEFIRVFEEAAREIGVVDFLVQGTIYPDVIESGLGKSAVIKSHHNVGGLPDHVDFKEIVEPLRLLFKDEVRAAGRELGIPDYLVDRQPFPGPGLGIRIIGEVTADKVHIVQEADAIYREEIAKAGIQKNLGQYFAALTNMRSVGVMGDGRTYDYAVILRAVETGDFMTAEAAQLPWDVLSRVTTRIVNEVRGVNRVLYDCTGKPPATIELE from the coding sequence ATGATGAACAGACCCGATGCCGGCGAAATGATTCTGGTGCTTGATTTCGGCGGGCAGTACAACCAGCTCATTGCGCGCCGTGTGCGCGAGAACTCCGTATATTGTGAGGTACATCCACATACATTGTCCTTGGAGCGCATTCGTGAGCTTGCACCGCGCGGCATTATTCTGACGGGCGGTCCAAACAGCGTCTACGGGGAGGATGCCGTCACCGCGCCGAAGGAGCTCTTTTCGCTCGGGATTCCCGTCCTCGGCATCTGCTACGGCGCGCAGCTGATGGCACATCTCTGCGGCGGACGCGTTGAGACAGCACCGACGAGTGAATACGGAAAGACAGAAGTCGACATCACAGACGGTAGCTCCTTGCTGTTTGACGGCATTCCGTCAAAAAATATCTGCTGGATGAGTCACACGGACTATATCAGCAAATTGCCCGCAAACTTCCATACAACGGCAAGCACTCCGGTATGTCCGATTGCAGCGATGGAAAATCCTGTGGAACCCCTCTATGCGGTGCAGTTCCATCCCGAAGTCATGCACACGGAAAATGGATCGAAGATACTCCGCAATTTTGTCTATCATGTCTGCAAATGCACAGGTACGTGGCGCATGGATTCCTTCGTCAAAAAGACGGTGGAGGAGCTGCGGCAGAAGATTGGTACGGGGCGTGCGCTCTGTGCGCTCTCGGGCGGTGTGGACTCCTCCGTCGCCGCCGTCCTGCTCTCAAAGGCAATCGGCAGCCAACTCACCTGCGTCTTTGTCGATCACGGACTCCTGCGCAAGAACGAGGGGGACGAAGTCGAGGCGGTCTTTGGAACGTCCGGCACCTACGATGTCAACTTTGTGCGCATCAATGCGCGCGACCGCTTCTATGCGAAACTCAAGGGCGTAACGGAGCCGGAGCAGAAACGCAAGATCATCGGGGAGGAATTCATCCGCGTCTTTGAGGAGGCAGCACGCGAGATCGGTGTGGTCGATTTCCTCGTGCAGGGGACGATCTATCCCGATGTCATTGAGAGCGGACTTGGCAAATCCGCCGTCATCAAGTCGCATCACAACGTCGGAGGACTTCCCGATCACGTCGACTTCAAGGAGATCGTCGAGCCGCTCCGCCTCCTCTTCAAGGATGAAGTGCGTGCCGCAGGGCGTGAACTCGGCATTCCGGACTATCTCGTCGACCGTCAGCCCTTCCCGGGGCCGGGGCTCGGCATCCGCATCATCGGCGAAGTCACGGCAGATAAGGTGCATATTGTGCAGGAGGCAGACGCCATCTATCGTGAGGAAATTGCAAAAGCAGGCATCCAAAAGAACCTCGGACAGTATTTCGCCGCGCTCACGAATATGCGCTCCGTCGGCGTCATGGGAGACGGACGCACCTACGACTACGCCGTCATTCTGCGCGCCGTCGAGACCGGCGACTTCATGACGGCAGAGGCGGCACAGCTCCCGTGGGACGTGCTGTCGAGGGTCACGACCCGCATTGTCAACGAGGTTCGCGGCGTAAATCGCGTGCTCTACGACTGCACAGGCAAACCTCCTGCCACCATAGAACTCGAGTAA
- a CDS encoding regulatory protein RecX, whose product MNDTSAVPKKRGRKSQAKTALVTAVDYLARQAHSEKKLREKLERKGFPEEEIDAAIARLIERGYLDDADLCAQQFMYLYNENRNSVRQICAKLMQRGFDHDLVWSVVPEDTFEREIATAERVLAMKYQPTGSRQKMMANLYQKGFSVDAARHAVENYTEGAEE is encoded by the coding sequence ATGAATGACACGAGCGCCGTGCCAAAGAAGCGCGGTCGAAAATCGCAGGCAAAGACTGCTCTTGTGACTGCTGTTGACTATCTTGCGCGGCAGGCGCACAGCGAAAAGAAACTGCGTGAAAAACTGGAGCGCAAGGGCTTCCCGGAGGAGGAGATCGATGCCGCCATTGCGCGCCTGATCGAGCGCGGCTATCTGGACGATGCAGATCTCTGCGCGCAGCAGTTCATGTACCTCTACAACGAGAATCGAAACTCTGTCCGACAGATCTGTGCGAAGCTCATGCAGCGCGGCTTTGACCACGATCTCGTATGGAGTGTCGTGCCGGAAGATACCTTCGAGCGGGAGATTGCCACAGCGGAGCGCGTACTTGCAATGAAGTATCAGCCGACGGGCAGTCGTCAAAAGATGATGGCGAATCTCTATCAAAAGGGATTCTCCGTCGATGCGGCGCGTCATGCCGTGGAAAATTATACAGAGGGTGCAGAAGAGTAA
- the recA gene encoding recombinase RecA, with the protein MAEKDKKDTKRDKPMTREEALENALKQIEKAHGKGAIMRLGEAKANMNIDVISTGILPLDIALGVGGIPRGRIIEVYGPESSGKTTVTLHMIAEAQKAGGLAAFIDAEHALDPEYARKLGVNTEDLLISQPDTGEQALEIVDALVRSGAIDIIVVDSVAALVPKSEIEGDMGSSVVGLQARLMSQAMRKLTGIISKTRTVAVFINQLREKIGVSYGNPETTTGGRALKFYASVRIDVRRADSIKQGTESLGNRTRAKIVKNKVAPPFKTAEFDIIYGEGVSRLGSIIDMGVELDIVNKSGAWYAYEGERLGQGKENAKATLEEKPELIAEIEEKIRTKLLVEGAAPKKKGSKKTSAEADQDAPDIPEEEAMPETDE; encoded by the coding sequence ATGGCAGAGAAGGACAAGAAGGATACAAAGCGGGACAAGCCGATGACGCGCGAAGAGGCTCTGGAGAATGCACTCAAGCAAATTGAGAAAGCGCATGGCAAAGGCGCGATCATGCGTCTCGGCGAAGCAAAGGCAAACATGAATATCGATGTCATATCGACCGGTATTCTGCCGCTGGATATAGCACTCGGTGTCGGCGGAATCCCGCGCGGACGCATCATCGAGGTGTATGGTCCCGAGTCCTCCGGTAAGACAACCGTCACCCTCCATATGATTGCCGAGGCACAGAAGGCAGGGGGGCTTGCCGCATTCATCGACGCCGAGCATGCCCTTGACCCGGAGTATGCGCGCAAGCTGGGCGTCAATACCGAGGATCTCCTGATCTCTCAGCCGGATACAGGCGAGCAGGCGCTTGAGATTGTGGACGCACTTGTGCGCAGCGGTGCCATTGACATCATCGTTGTCGACTCGGTTGCAGCGCTCGTACCAAAATCCGAGATCGAGGGGGACATGGGTTCCTCCGTGGTCGGACTGCAGGCGCGCCTCATGAGTCAGGCAATGCGCAAGCTCACGGGCATCATCAGCAAGACGCGCACGGTCGCTGTCTTTATCAATCAGCTGCGCGAGAAAATCGGCGTATCCTATGGCAATCCAGAGACGACGACGGGCGGTCGGGCACTCAAATTCTATGCCTCCGTGCGCATTGACGTGCGTCGTGCAGACTCCATCAAGCAGGGGACGGAATCCCTTGGCAACCGCACGCGCGCAAAGATCGTCAAGAACAAGGTTGCTCCCCCGTTCAAAACGGCAGAATTTGACATCATTTACGGTGAAGGTGTCTCGCGCCTGGGCAGCATCATCGACATGGGCGTCGAGCTGGACATCGTGAACAAGAGCGGTGCATGGTATGCCTATGAGGGGGAGCGCCTCGGGCAGGGCAAGGAAAACGCAAAGGCGACCTTGGAGGAAAAGCCGGAGCTGATCGCCGAGATCGAGGAGAAGATCCGCACGAAACTTCTTGTGGAGGGGGCTGCGCCGAAAAAGAAGGGTTCGAAAAAAACTTCTGCAGAGGCAGATCAGGATGCCCCTGATATTCCTGAGGAAGAGGCAATGCCGGAGACGGATGAATGA
- a CDS encoding GatB/YqeY domain-containing protein, whose product MSLMEKLTADMKDAMKQGEKERLSVIRLVRGAVRQAEIDGKKTLNDDEIIGVITKEVKMRRDSIEEFERGGRADLVNKTKAEIDILMPYLPAQLSADEVKKIVEEAVAEVGATTAKDMGKVMGVLMPRVKGRADGKLVNEIVRSLLK is encoded by the coding sequence ATGTCATTGATGGAAAAACTCACAGCAGATATGAAGGACGCTATGAAGCAGGGCGAGAAGGAGCGGCTGTCTGTCATTCGCCTCGTGCGCGGTGCCGTTCGTCAGGCTGAGATTGACGGCAAGAAGACGCTGAACGATGATGAGATCATCGGTGTAATCACGAAGGAAGTGAAGATGCGCCGTGACTCCATTGAGGAGTTTGAACGCGGCGGACGCGCAGATCTCGTGAATAAGACCAAGGCGGAGATCGACATTCTGATGCCCTATCTGCCCGCGCAGCTCAGTGCCGATGAGGTCAAGAAGATCGTTGAGGAAGCCGTCGCCGAGGTCGGTGCGACGACCGCAAAGGACATGGGCAAGGTCATGGGCGTTCTCATGCCGCGCGTCAAGGGGCGTGCTGACGGCAAGCTCGTGAACGAAATCGTCCGCTCCCTTTTGAAGTAG
- the rpsU gene encoding 30S ribosomal protein S21, which translates to MANEIKVGKNESIDSALRRFKRMSQKAGTLAEVRKREHYEKPSVRRKKKSEAARKRKYRG; encoded by the coding sequence ATGGCAAATGAAATCAAGGTCGGCAAGAACGAGTCGATCGATAGTGCTCTCCGCCGCTTTAAGCGTATGTCACAGAAGGCCGGCACTCTTGCCGAAGTTCGAAAGCGTGAACATTACGAGAAACCGAGCGTTCGCCGCAAGAAGAAATCTGAGGCAGCGCGTAAACGCAAATACAGGGGCTGA